The genomic segment TACCTTTTTGCCACTTACCTCTCACGCAAGCCATGAAGCAAACATGTTTGTCTCCTAAATTTCTTCAATTCTACTGAAGACCTGAAACCACTACAAAATTCCACCAAGTTCAGACACAAACGTCTCTGGAAGTGGTCCAAAAATAGCTCGTGTGAGTGAACAGAGAAGAAGTCTGGGTTCAAGGCCAGGTCGGGGGCACCCTGTCCTGTGACTTCCACTCAAGCATGAGGAGCAGCTCTCAACCGTGAAGAGCTTCTTTGCTCACTCCCTACGATGTCAAAACAGATGGAGGGCTTTAGATAGGCAGCCACGGTTCTGAACCGTCGTGCCCCAGCCCTAGTTCCACCGCTCCGACCGTCCGAATCCTCTCCCATCCCTTTTCTCGAGCACCGAGGCCGTCGCTTCCCTCTCCCTGgttccttctccctttctcttgccGCCAGCTCCCTtaatctctctcccactccGCTGAAAGGAGTGGGAGGGCAGCCCTGACCAAGGGCCCCCTTCCCTCGCCAGTATCTGCGGAAAATTAATTAATGGCTGAACACTCTTGTCGAAAGAGGATGTTGAATTTGCATCAGGGCCCCAAAGTGCTGAAAAGCAGCCTGCCTGTGTCATCATGAGCATCAGCCAAGTCTGCATGCGAGGCTTTGAGAGCTTCACACTGGGGGGGGGTCCTTAGTTTCGAGGGGTTCAAGGACACTGTGCTGCATAATGCATGCTTGAAAGGGGCAAAGGGGATGTTGACAAGGATCTGcaaagaaatgtttgtttttccactctGTGGAAAATTCTAGCCTGGGCCAAAACGGAAAAACAAGATTGAATTGGTCCTGAACAATAAAGTCTGTTAAGTATGGAGAAGTTTAAGCCTGGAgtacattaacacaaaaaatggaaaattatgATTGAGTGGAACTCCCCTGGAACAGATTTTCCATGTTATGTCTGGAGAGAAAACAATGACAAGCTAGAAGACGAAACAGAAAGATACATAATGCTGACGGTCAAACGAAAATTGACCTCAAAAGAACGAATAGTTGTTCTAAaagtaggggggggggggtgttttgaTGCTTTTAAAACACATACTTGAAATTGAGCCATATAGCCATATTCTTTACCAAAATGCCTATATTACCTTCCTTAACCAATGACATGAAATTAAGAATGCAAATCAGAAGAAAATGAGGAAGCAAGAGAACAAAATTAACTCTGAGGGGGTCTACCTGTATTAAAGAACAAAGACAACCTCTCTACAAAGGACAACTCACACTGCAGGTTACTATGCCAACCACAGCTCTTTGCCTGCCAGGTTCCTGTGTAAAATACTTTAGTTCCTTTTGTTTAAGAAGGTGGAAAACCACTGGCTTGACTTACTCAACTATAAGCTAATGGAAGATGACATGGCCATAGTGGTGGGCCACAAATAAAATACCAGGGACAAAAAGTAGAATCATGTGGTCATTACCTACATATTGTTTGTATATAGACCTTACAGAAAGATTAGGTTCAAAAGAAGGTGTGTTCATGTTGCCAGTCTGAAATCCGTTCTATGAGCATAAATGTCCTGTCTAAGATTGCTGTTGAAGGCATTACACGGTACAGACACTCCTGGTAACTTCTGAGCCTGCATCTTTCAACAGAGCAGTTTGTTCACACGTACAAATGCTGTCCAGAATTTGATCAATTTAATAACATGACTGCAGATTGTCTAAAAGTGCATAAAAAGATTTATAAAAGTGCATGAGCTACAGTGGCATGTTGGTTGTTGACTCCTCTAATGCTTGAACACTATTTATGAATATTCTAAAGcaatattttaatgatttttaaatgttaaaaaaaacaaaaaccacacttCTTGAGATGAGGGCAACACCAATGATATAATGCAGTAGCTGATTCTGTATTCTTTTGATCAGTTATGACTGTAGACAGTGAACCTCAGAAGAAATGCCTCTGGATTGCTTTGGTCAAATGCCTTGACATCCTCGAGGCCTGGCCTAAAACCACTGAACTTGCACATACAAGTAGTATACAGGTAGCTAAAGCATATGCAGGGCAACAATCTCACTTGCCAGGATTTTAGGTTTCTTTGGTCTAGGGAGAAAGCAATAAGCCTTAGTTTAAATGTGAAATCCTAACGTAGCCGCCTAGCTGTGATGCTTCGGGCGAGGGACCCGTGAAATGTTCATGCATTTGCCACTTTATTACACTAACTCGAGACCTTCAAGTGAACATGTGTAACCAAGAACACTGTGACTAGCCAGTTTAAGTTACTCTAACTATCTTATGTAATTAGCTAATACATTGCTGCTGTCAGTGTCAGCCATTGCACTGCAACTTGCTCGTTACTTAGCTGCTAGCCATAACGCTGATGTAGCATCTTTACATAACTGGCTGGCCAGCAGCAGTCAACTCAGAACCCAGAGAGAGCGTAGAGAAGGGAGGCGGGGCTAAAATTCTGCAAGTGTTGCCCTTTGAAGGATGGCCTTTGTCTCCTTGAGTGACAGTAGCGTCTCACCTCAGCGCGCCGGTGCTGGGCCCCCTGGGCTGCCGCTGGCCCTTTAAGGCACGTAGTTTGTCTCCTTGAGTCAAGTCGAGACCATTCTCACCGTAGTCACTGATCTGTTCAGGGAGTCACACAGTATAGGCCTTTCACATTACACAACTGCATGGTATGCTAGAGCTACATTATTACATATCGCATTACAATTCATGTGTATTTAGTTGCCAATAGGTGCAGCTCCTGGTAATTACCAGGTATGTGTCGCTGCATAAATTAACCTGAAAACTGGCAGAACACGGGTCTTGCACATACTGTTTAGTGTGTAGtggttgcacacacacacacacacacacacacacacacacacacacacacacacacacacacacacacacacacacacacacacacacacacacacacacacacacacacacacacacacacacacctctctgtatCTATGGTCTACTACACAGTTTCCCCACAATATATGCAAAAAAATTCCACGACAATTAATCAGGGTAGAAACATAATCCAAAAGCACAAATCAACAGTGAGTCATTAGCATCAGGATCACATGGTGGAGCTGCATTCGTATTTTCCAGCAACGCTGGTTTTGCAGACCCGAAGCTGAACCTCTGAAAGGGGTGGCGTCCGGCAGGGGCGGCATGGTGACGGCCCTTTCGCTCACCTCGTCCGATCGCTCGGGGCCGCCAGGCTTGAGGCCGCCGGTGCCGATGCTGAAGCCATCCATGGTGGAAATGAGGCGGGACAGGGCCATGCTGCGCTCCTGGTACGGCCGGGCCGTCTGCTGCTGTTTGGAGCGCAGAGCGTCTCCCTGAGCCCACAGAGACGCCTGCTTTCTGTGGGCACAACGGCCCCGCGCAGAGGAGGGCAAatgaacagacacagacagacgaAAAAGagatgcaaataaaaacaaaaggaggacaaagaaatacaacaaaaaaggaagaatgaaaaagcaaaaaggacagaaagcaagacaaagaatgaaagacagaaaaacaaacaaaaggttcAGTGTAGCATTTTGTTATTCATGCGTTTACATGTATAAATAGTGTAATGTACATATTTGCACTGCTGGGCTCGGCCCAAGCTCTCTTTGGAGGAACCATGGTGGGATGCCACCTCGTTTGCTACACAATGCCTCAGGAGGAAAATATGCTGGAAGATAAAAACCTTTCCAGCCACACTATGGAACGCGTCTTAATCTACGACCTTTGTGTAGCACTGCTGATGCTGGAACAACACTTAAACAAACGTGGTCTGCTTTAAATCAGCACTGACAGTCATACTCAACTTTCACACGCATGGCTCGGTTGAGAAAGGCAACCCTTGGCTCAGGGCCGACGTGGAGGAGAAGCATGAGGCTTCTGCTTACTCTGTGCATTTCCCTTCACAGAGATTTACCCCCAAACAGAGGAGTggaatctcacacacacatttacacaagaGCATTTACTGATATCAGTTGGCCTAAAATCAAAGATTGGGCATCCATTTTCAtcaggagaaaagaaaagaaaatcacagaagggaggttttttttctttagagaGTCTTCTGAGAAAACAAGCAAAGCCCAGAGCATCTGGTGAGCTGGGTGCTGATTCACACAGCACTGAGTAATACTAATTCACCAGTTCACATGGTTAGGGGTAACGTGCATCTTACTCCTCTAGGAAGTGTTGCTGGGGGCCGATGACTGAGCCAGGCCTGCAGATCCGGATCCACGCAATGGCTTCGGCCGCCGTGAACCGGTAGTGCTTCATCAGgtagcagccaatcagagttCCCGTCCGGCCCAGACCCGCTGGGAAGTACAAAACAAGAcgacaaacaaacaagccaaccATCATCAATAAGGCGTGTTTAGAAAGGGGGGGGATAGCACTGATATACAAAAGgttcaaaatgaaaatttagTTTTGTGATGAGTATGATTTCAAGAGACagattcaaattatttaatggTTCTTGGCGTAAGCAATTCTAAATTACATTAACTATTAAATGTAATGATGAGGAATGCAGCCCATAGAAGTCTCAAAGATGATGCAAAGAAATTGTTCTCAGTACAGGGTAATGTGCATTTCATGTAACCAGTacagggtttaaaaaaaacaaaacaaaaaaacctccaaTTAATCTCTCAAGAGTTGTTCACTTTTTCCATGGATTATCTGAAACCTCATGCAGAACTACGTCTTAACTGGATACCATCACACGGGTTGCTCATGGTCAGATGTGCATGAATTCTGAACCAACACTGCCCCCAAGTGGCCAAGCGTTCATGTCATGGGGGGGTTGGAGAAGCAAAGAGAAGGTGAAAGGGTGACGAGGGAGAGTGTGCGCGAGTACGCTTACCCTTGCAGTGGACAGCCACAGCACCGCTGGTGCTCTCACAGATATGGAGGAAGCGTCGGGTGATCACATCGCTGGGTGTGCTGCCGTCCACAAAGAACAGGTCGTAATGGTCGAAGCCAGCGTCCGTGAAGCGCTTGGCTTCGTAGATCTTCTTATTGAGGCGGATGACGGTAGTGACGTTGTGCTTGCGGAAGTAGGGGAAGTAGGCCTCGGGGGCATGGAGAGGGTAGCCTGCGATAGAGACCAGAGTCGCGACAACAGCTCACCTCTAAGCTCAGGGTTATCTAGGACACTTTAGGGGTGCAGTTTACAACCATGTAAATTATGCAGTTTTGCTCATTAGAGTTTTCTATTCAATTGTAGCAGAATTATTGTGCCAACAGCTCCCTCTACAGGTAACCAAGCAGCCAGcaccataaaataaaaaatctagtTTGTTCACTACCATACATCACTGAAGTCAAAACAATGTACAAGTGACAACAATACTTGTTATCCTAGATACTGTTATGCACATTCATCCAATAAGGGCAAGGAACACAGGCAGGGTGGCGGTGTAATTACATACTTTAGCAAAAATGGACGGCTCACCATTGTCCACTTTACTCTTCGGGTGCGGCCCACTGAACGCCAGGAACTTGCCTGGGACAATCCAGTTAAAGTCTCCATTTTCTACAcgctgaagggggggggggagagaaccAAGCCACAGGAATAAGTAGGAAAGGTAAGAAGGTGTCAGTTTCCCTGCTTCTGGAAGAAGAGGGTGGCATGAGGCTGGGCAGTGGCACAGCAGGTGACGCAAAACAAGCCGATTCCACGAACACGGTGCACACCTTCTCGTTAGAGCTCAGTGGCTCACTGAACCTTGCCAAACCTTTTCAGCTGACTACGTTAGGATTGTGCAAAGTGTTCAGCAAGACGCGTCGGATCACGCGAAGCGTGTGAAGCTCTTGTGTGACTACTCCACTGCACCAATGCAGTGCAAACGTCGCTATGTAAAGGGTATGGGAACTGCTGTAGGGGTTTGACGAGGGTCCTCGCTGGGAGGAACCCATGCTGTTTAGACTAATGAGCATGCACTTGTGTGAACGTTCTGGAAGGGAAGAGCTACCTCGTAGTGCTCGTACTCAGTGACATTGAACGTCTCGAAGTTCAAGATACCGTGCTGCAgagcctgaaacacacacaataagttTTCGATTAGAGGGAGTGTGTTGTGGCAAGTGGCAAGTTTTGTGAACATATTGCACATTTACAAATTGCACATTTACAAATGAATCAAGACTGACTGTGCTTCCCTTGAATATTTCTCAGGCACGTAATTCCTTGGCATCAAAGGCGCACAGATTTCTGCATGTCCCCGAATGCGGGTGGGTGTGCcgcttcagaaatgctgcaatACTGCAGATCTGTTCGCAACGCTTAAAGCCAGGGGCAGAAGGAAGGTGGTGTGGCATCGGGAGGAAGGTTGTTACACTACAAGTGTCATGGTGACAGACTAGACAGCACTATTTTGACCCAAATTAAAATTACCTACAGAACACTTACCTGGAATTTCTGAGATCAGACAGGATCACGACACGcgcacaaaatatgaaatttgtTAGCTGGCTGATTCGCATATTGCAGCTTTTTGCaacatataaatattatataattattcaGTGGGTGAATACATTAATAAAGTAACGGTACTGTGCAAGGCCACTCTAAGCTGTGGGCAGATGACTCATGGGTTAAGTGAGGCAGGGTAATGGCATCGATTAGCAGGGAGAACGCAGACAGGGACGAATAGACACGTTCTTAAAGGCACAGTTCAGATAAAATCACCAACATGCCTAACAAGGAACAGAAGtctgcacacacgcgcacacacactcgcatacacacgGCAGATGGTAAGGTCAGGCTGTTTACACACTCTCGCGCTTCCTGTGCTGATGGCTGGATATGCATCAGGTACCCAGGCTCCACTGGTTATCTAACCATTCTGTAGTCCTGGGCAAGTCAAGCGGTGTCATGTCTGCTGTTCCACTGGTAATTGGACTAAGAGCTTAGGCAAGGAAGCCACCAGTAGCATCAGCACGAGGGCCTTATCCGCACGCACAGGCCGAGTCCCAGTCGGTGGTGCTTCTGCTCCAGGCTGTGTTCCCCTGCAGGAGCTACGCGGTGAGGTAGGGTCAGCAGGTCCTACCTCTGAATCAGCCTTTCAGATGGTAGGCCTTCTCACTGACCGTGCACAAGGAACACGTTCCTTAGTCTACCCTCTTAAACCTCTCAGAACTTTTCTGCTGGATTACATTAACCACAAGAGAAACGTCCATACTGACCTCtgatgggacacacacacacacacacacacacacacacacacacacacacacacacacacacacacacacacacacacacacacacacacacacacacacacacacacacacacacacacacacacacacacacacacacacacacacacacacacacacaactagtgCTTAattgggagagagaaaggggggagatTGCACTGAAAGTCGGACTGGTTCATTTAATGGGCTGCAGTTTGGCACGCAGCGCAGATACAGCAGACAGCCAGAATGAACTGATTACAGCCACTAATCTGCTAATGGCTGGTTAATTAAAGTTGGAGACGAAGCTTCTGCCACTCTGTCTGTGGGAAAGCGAGGGGGGTGATGTGAGACTGGGGGCAGGGCTGAGCGAATTCAAGCCCAGCACCAGGCCTGCCTCACTGCACCACGCTGCACACATGGTGTGCTTAAAGCTTGCAGAGAGCAGGAGGGCGATATTTTGGGCAGCACTAGAAAAAGGGAAAGGAGACAGAGTTATGGCTCCCAGGAGGAGCAATGCGACTGCTGTCCGAAGTTTCGTGATGGAGGATGGGGGAGGACAGCCAGAGAGCCAGAGCGGGGAGAGAATGTGCAGAAGAATGTCCTGGCGTTCCTTTTGGACAGACACTGAACGAGCCTTCCAAAATGTACGCACACGAAGCTCCCTGTGCATGCGCAGGCCACCGCGTGGGCGGCACCAGGCAAAAGATCAGAGCGAGAACAGGAGCAGCGTTTGGGGACCTAGATTTGGATATGGGCACGACCGGATACGACCAGGGCGGGAGGGTGCTGTGcaatcaaaataaaatccatAACTGGGCAGCAATCATATGAATGCAATGCACAAGTTCTAAGAAGTCatgaaaactgtttttaaacTACCAGTCACTCTGCTTCTGGCAAAGTTGTATAAGTGGAACAGCAGGCAGGTTGGCAGGGTGGGGCGGGCATGTGAGGGTGTAGCACAATGAGGAACAACTTACATAACCactaaaaagcaaaaaggaaagTAACCATGTGCTGAGGGGCTGACACACCCCTTATGGAACTTTCACCTCTACCTGGTACTGGCTCAGATCCATATCAGAAAACAATTAAGCAGCGTCAGGGATCCTGTCATCGGCGTGAGCTGAAAACCCTGTAGGCTTGTGGCATTGGGCACTGAAACTACTTCACAAGCCAGACTTTCTCCCTCACGGTTTACACCGGAGTACTGGCCCCATGTTTAATGTGCCTCACAGGGTGGTCATCTCACCTTGCTGATTCCTTGCAAACAGTCAAGAATCGCCACGTTGTACGTGCACTCCCCAAATGACGCGTCCCTGAAAAGAACAAGACAAACACGTGAGAAATAGagtacttggggggggggggggggggggggatgagtaTGGATGAAGGTTCATGACAAGTGAGAGatacagcaaataaaaacaagaaatataGAAAACACAGGTGTGCACCAATGTCACATGCTGAGCTGACAgcaatttctttttaattcattttaataacCAGAGATCACAGACCTGTGCTACTGGAGTCTCTGTAATGAGCCCACACttccaaaacacagaaaaaatgGCTAGCCAATTTTTCAACAAGAGCACAGACAAAAGATTGGCTTTCTGTAAAGCTTCCTACACCTGACCCAGATACTCCTGCACAAATGTTAACAAGAACACAATGATGGTGGGAAGAAAGCTTCCAGAGAGTGAAAGGACATGTAGGCTGTGTTAAaagcacagaagaaaaaaaaacaaaaaacccatgtCTACGCATCAGCTACAGTTTCATTGAATTTCATTGttaaaaagcagacaaaaatTACATGTGCCGtctattaaaaattaaacatgacaaATCTCCATGCTAAATTATTTCATGAGCTTTCTCTCTGGAGCAGCTATACCGCAATGCTAGCAGCAATGGCTTTGCTGAGAAGAGCTGGATGCTCTTGATTTCTGCACTGGCTACAAACCCCAGGGGCAGCCATTAACCCATCAGGAGGCGCTTTGAAGGCTGGGGGTCTGGGTCGCTCCCGCAGGCTGGAAGGTACGCAGCACGCAGAGTGAAGGCACATGCATTAAACAGCCATGCCATGGGGGCTACACAACACCACTAGCTCAACTAGAGGCCGAATAAACCTTTGAGCAGAGGAAAAGCAAAATTGTGCATTTTTCCCTCTTTATCATCCGCCTATAGCATGACAGCTCGGGTTACCTATATTACCTACACAACCACGACCTACCTAAAAGATTCTTCTAGTGACACTTGAAACTGCAAAAGAGCCAAATTTCATGTACAATCTGGGGGtttattttggggttttttaatcAAGTTCAATCTGGGCGTAAAGCTCAGAGCATGTAGCGGAGCAGCTCATGCGGGGGAGGGAGCTCTCAGGCAGTCTCCAGGTGCCAGACGCCTGTGCTGTTACGCAAGCCTGACCACAGGTGATTAGCCAATGCCCTTATACACATCCAAAGCCGTGCTCATGGCCCCGGATAAACGTCACCATGGTTCACGGTTCAAACAGATTTAGAGGTTAACATCAATGAATGATTCATTTCTAAGAGGTGTAAGAGAAGTTTTAGCCTGCATTATGGTGAGAGGATTAAAGGGCAGAGATAGAAACCAGTGGGACAGCATGGGTGATAAAAGGTCATAGAAAGACACAGGAAGGATTCAGCTTAAATTTATTGGTGTCCGTTATTTTTGGTAAATGTACTCTTAAAGGATACCAGGTCTGATGTTGATTAAGCTGCATTTGTTCCCTCATCCACCCTTTAAATTTCAAAAAGTTCACAAAACGGCATTATTTCAAAGACCTGCTGTATGCTGTGTGGAAAATAAATTGCTTCTGCAGTGCAATAGTGTATCCTTAACAGGATTTTCGCTACTTCTCAAATGAAAAATAGGACAGGTTCCCAGTGCCCCAGCACACAGGGCCCCTGTGCATGGGGTCTCTATCATACAGGGCTCCCGAGCCCCCAGCACACAAGCCTGGGGGAAGGCATGTGGATGCAGTGGAGGAGATGACAGGAAACCACAAGAGTGGGCTGAGTCTAGCAAGCTTCCTCTCATCTTCACACAGAACTGAAactggaaagagaaggaagcgAAGGCGCGCTGAACTCGGACCCTCCCTTGTTCTCTGGGGACAGGGTGTGGAATGCCCCACTTGAGGCCAGCAGCGATTCTCAGAGTGTCTGCGGCTCCTGGGTCGGGTGCCTTCAGAACAGGGAGAAGAAAGTGCTGCAAATTTCAATTCTGTCTATGCAAATTTAACCAGAGCCTGACAAACACAAAGCTGCAAATTTTAACACAGATTTCAATGTGGACTGGAATGTGCTGTACGCCATTCTGCATAACATGAGGCCTATGAAGAGAAGCCCAGAGATCACAACTCTCTCTGTTGGACCTGCGCGACTTTCCCTGCTATGGCATTCCAAATATTTGGCTGCTCGAAAGTGCCATCTCCCCTATCTTACACAAGAACGGTGCTGAGCCAAGTCCCTGAGCCTTGCTGCTGCAGATGCAGGTTCTTCCATAGTGCTCTAGTCTGCTGCCAATTCTGAGCCCCCTCCTCAATATATGCCATCCAGGCTAGGTCAGACTCATCTATCAAAGAAAACAAGAGCTTGCCATTTAACATTCTTCAGCTTTAGTGCTAAAAATAAGCTCCTGGAAGGCAATGGATCTGACAGGCCACCATCTCCTTACACTGCTCAGTGGGTACGAACCGCTATGACGGTGCGCTTCCCTGCGTGAGCAGGTGTGTATGCAAATTCACCCTTGTTTTAAAGGCGCTGTTCCATAGCCTAGCTCAGCACCCCACAGATGAACGCAGcacattagcattagcactgaGGTCAACACCATGGCTCCACACCAGTGCTCTGAAAGTGGCCAAAAGGCAATtgaaatccattaaaaaaattaaaatcataaaaatcCCAGGGCTAGATCAGGTGCCTGGAAATAACATCACCACCACGCTTTCTTTCAACTACCAGACAACTGCAGAAGCAcctcttgtttgtttttaagatggGCGAGAATCAAACCACAttgtcagtgatgtcattaaGCTCTTCCTGGGGAACAGCACTTTAaacacttctacactcccagtACTTAGCCACTGACCCCAGCGCTATATCCAATGAAACCCTGTCCACTTAAATTCTTCCCCACGAGGGAGTGAATTCAGCTCCTCTCAATAAACACCCTCCCCCTACCAATCCCTCACCAACATGAGCCCATTTACTTCCTGCGTTAGTCAACTGCAGGACATTACATAACCAAATTACTGCACTGTGGTCCTTGAGACTTTCACGGCTACCCGATTTAAGAGAGGGGTATGCCGACCATGCTTTTTTTGCCATTGTTACAGTCCCAAACGAGCACATCTTTATGATGGGATAAAGGCTTCAATTAACCCCAAGAACGGACAGGGGCAACAATCAGATCCGTGAGGGAGGGACGTCAGGGAGCCTACAGGGCATGGTCACTCAACATGAATCAAACCAGAGGATTCCCATTCTATGAAGGCAACACACTGCTCAAAACAGTGTTTGGAAAACTACTCAATTTTTTGCCTCTAGTGAGTATTCCACTGGGAAGGccaacacacaccaaagaaCATGTTTAGACAGTTACACAATGTTTATCATGAAGAAAGTTCACAAGTTTACAATAACTAGCTCAAACATAATACAGAACAATTAAGTAGCTGACTAGGGTTCTGCAGAGCAAATTCGGAAGCACGATAAATATTTGCTCCTCTGCAAGTTCCAGCAAGCCCGGAAAATTGATTGTGGCTGTATCAACACACTAACTCAAACATGACAGCTGGATAAATCTGAAGCTAATCTCTAAGGCCATAAAATCTGAGAAAGACTGCCAAAGGCCTCAGAACAAACTCCCTCATGATGTGAAAACAGCATGCAGCAAGCACCACGCGAGACTGGATCATCAGAAAATGTGCCGACGCATGTTGAGCTGCTCCTGCTCTTCCAACGCTCCACTGCAAGAGACTCAGAAGCTACAACTCAGGATCAGGAAGAGCAGCTCCGAATCCCAAGTGATGAAAGATTGCTGTTTAAAATAAGGCTCACTGGTGTGCAATATAAAGTTCTGCGACATGAAAAATGACAGTTCagaaatttgattttttttaactgaatttgATCGGTGCGACACCCAAGAAAAACACAGTGGAAGAAAAATAATCTGTAGAAGTACAGACAGTTAATCTTCTGGGAAAGCCACCAAGTGCTGGTTGAGAACAATGCCTCTACTTCCTGTTTAGCTTTGCTGATTTACAGTTACAAGGTCTTGAAGGCCAGTGGAAATCTCAGTCAGCCCAATCTCATCTGTGCTTAAAAAACCCTCATGAAGCCCTGATGGTTTTTAATAGCAAAACAGCAGTTGATCTGTGTTTTTGCCCAGATAGATCAGCTCTGAAAGCGTCTTATTTTACAGAATGGTAGATGGCGCAGGATCCATGAACTTTCTAAAGATTGGTTCAAGACCCTGACCATCACCAGACCACTGCACTGCCCCTACCTCCATCCCTACTCCTCTcattacatacacatgcatcaCACTAAAGGTTTTATACTTGTGTACTTATGGCTTTTCATGGTCATGCCTTGCTTTGTGCTGGTTATTTGGAGGCTTACTGTGAA from the Electrophorus electricus isolate fEleEle1 chromosome 26, fEleEle1.pri, whole genome shotgun sequence genome contains:
- the cdc14ab gene encoding dual specificity protein phosphatase CDC14AB isoform X7, which translates into the protein MSDAVSWRAQENSEWSQAATAVSGVWISLIGDRLYFATLRSKPKSTVNTHYFCTDDEFVYENFYADFGPLNLAMLYRYCCKLNKMMKLARCSYLMCSCMGMLKCFSLTRKRIVHYTSFEQRRRANAAFLIGAYAVIYLKRTPEEAYRALISGSNASYMSFRDASFGECTYNVAILDCLQGISKALQHGILNFETFNVTEYEHYERVENGDFNWIVPGKFLAFSGPHPKSKVDNGYPLHAPEAYFPYFRKHNVTTVIRLNKKIYEAKRFTDAGFDHYDLFFVDGSTPSDVITRRFLHICESTSGAVAVHCKAGLGRTGTLIGCYLMKHYRFTAAEAIAWIRICRPGSVIGPQQHFLEEKQASLWAQGDALRSKQQQTARPYQERSMALSRLISTMDGFSIGTGGLKPGGPERSDEISDYGENGLDLTQGDKLRALKGQRQPRGPSTGALSRLHSASSTQGSSAHLKPSRVPSSASAKRISRASPSSNFKGPFSRSMFSTKTASLP